From the genome of Aerosakkonema funiforme FACHB-1375, one region includes:
- a CDS encoding CheR family methyltransferase, producing the protein MNEALIQRFVELISSNTGLHVREQDRENLAKIIWARLKILRLSTPEDYYQLLQPHTDSNAVEDTLPEREWRELTHLLTTGESYFFRDKGQFALLRNMILPELIAAKNNAANIQAGEKRSLRIWSAGCSTGEEPYSLAILLQELLTDLDDWNIFILGTDLNQQAIEKAKAGIYSPWSFRLVDTDLQMRYFHQRKTEWQVDKRIGTMVKFAYGNLVKDHYPSLNSDIHSMDLILCRNVFVYFEYNAISVVLKKFYDTLLPSGYLITGHTELYAQDLGCFQVKVLPESVLYQRKENVDFQSTKSVVYKATIPEVNRQESPKGMLWERPNTIGKSWRLARPNIHTEKSYNSDNTTTLAKSREMIVPDIPNSILRLTSSQMQSSPHKIEEQDLLLKAEKLFDKKAYAEAIRQAEQIILLQPANFGAYYLLAQAYANLGEHNKAIYYCDRATELDPLSVIPYYLLAHIAEEKGDIEKAKIYLKRIIYLVPSSISAYLELGLIYKREGNAIRARKMLATAIELLKDLPPSATVAQQDEVTAGELLAYVHKVLRDRT; encoded by the coding sequence ATGAATGAAGCTTTAATACAGCGCTTTGTCGAGCTGATTTCTAGTAACACAGGTTTGCACGTCAGGGAGCAAGATCGGGAAAATTTAGCAAAAATAATATGGGCGCGGCTCAAAATTCTCAGATTATCAACACCGGAGGATTATTATCAGCTTTTGCAGCCTCATACGGACAGCAATGCTGTTGAGGATACGCTACCGGAACGGGAATGGCGAGAACTGACACATCTGTTAACAACAGGAGAAAGTTATTTTTTTCGCGATAAAGGTCAGTTTGCTCTGCTGAGAAACATGATTCTACCGGAATTAATTGCCGCCAAAAACAACGCTGCAAACATCCAAGCAGGTGAAAAGCGATCGCTGCGTATTTGGAGTGCCGGATGTTCGACTGGTGAAGAACCATATTCCTTGGCAATCCTTCTACAGGAGTTGCTGACTGATTTGGATGATTGGAATATCTTTATTTTGGGAACCGATCTCAATCAACAAGCAATTGAGAAAGCCAAAGCCGGAATTTATAGTCCTTGGTCTTTTCGCCTGGTAGACACCGATCTACAAATGCGGTATTTCCATCAACGCAAAACTGAATGGCAAGTGGATAAACGTATTGGCACGATGGTAAAGTTTGCTTATGGCAATTTGGTAAAAGATCACTATCCCAGCCTTAATTCCGATATTCACAGTATGGATCTGATTCTGTGTCGAAACGTTTTCGTATATTTTGAATACAATGCTATTTCAGTTGTCTTAAAAAAGTTTTACGATACGCTTCTTCCTAGCGGTTACCTCATCACCGGACATACAGAACTTTACGCTCAAGATCTGGGTTGCTTCCAAGTGAAAGTTTTGCCCGAGTCGGTGCTATATCAACGCAAAGAAAATGTCGATTTTCAAAGTACAAAATCGGTAGTATATAAAGCTACTATTCCCGAAGTTAACCGCCAGGAATCTCCAAAAGGTATGCTTTGGGAACGGCCTAATACTATAGGCAAGAGTTGGCGATTGGCAAGACCGAACATCCACACCGAAAAATCGTATAATAGCGATAATACAACAACCTTGGCCAAGTCGCGGGAAATGATTGTTCCCGATATCCCGAATTCTATCTTGAGGCTGACATCTTCACAAATGCAATCGAGTCCTCATAAAATAGAAGAACAAGACCTCCTTTTGAAGGCAGAAAAACTATTTGACAAAAAAGCTTATGCAGAAGCAATAAGACAAGCAGAACAAATAATTCTCTTGCAACCAGCAAATTTTGGAGCTTATTACTTACTGGCTCAAGCTTATGCCAATTTAGGCGAACATAACAAAGCCATATACTATTGCGATCGAGCAACTGAACTCGATCCTTTATCTGTTATACCTTATTACCTTTTGGCACACATTGCTGAAGAAAAAGGAGATATTGAGAAAGCCAAAATTTATTTGAAAAGAATTATTTATTTAGTGCCATCTTCTATTTCCGCATATTTGGAACTCGGTTTAATTTACAAGAGAGAAGGAAATGCTATCAGGGCACGAAAAATGCTAGCTACAGCTATAGAATTGCTCAAAGATTTACCGCCATCAGCTACAGTCGCACAACAAGATGAGGTAACAGCTGGTGAATTGCTTGCTTATGTGCATAAAGTCTTAAGAGATCGTACATAA
- a CDS encoding chemotaxis protein CheW: MLTIVDKPYLIFSLNGALYGVEAECVQEIFSLPELKPIAEAPPDIVGVVNLRGDILPIVDLNLRFGYKQLEYSLSDSAIVLEWQKLRIGIIVNQVHEVCNILPEDISKELFYSREVTAKSHSFVSGIAKVAADIVMLLNSKNLLRYSELFAASVVHKTVELDADEERVATNSRHQPYIFCPHATPEEKAIFRERAENLMRPTEKQDFAGLIALAVVGLNGEYFGLDLKLVREFTEIRKVTPVPCCPSHIIGNMNLRGEIVTLVDIRGVLNMPMLNTKIVTKVMVICVDDFVAGVTVDEVFDVAYLHPLQLSPVPTAIHSINNEYLQGTAPYREKMMSILDLQKVFTKGELIVNEEV, encoded by the coding sequence ATGTTAACAATAGTTGATAAACCTTATTTGATCTTTAGCCTTAATGGTGCGCTCTACGGTGTGGAAGCTGAGTGCGTACAGGAAATTTTTTCTTTGCCGGAATTGAAGCCGATCGCCGAAGCACCCCCCGACATTGTTGGCGTTGTTAATCTGCGTGGAGATATCCTGCCGATCGTCGATCTCAATCTGCGCTTCGGGTATAAGCAGCTAGAATATAGCCTGAGCGATAGTGCGATCGTCCTGGAGTGGCAAAAACTTCGGATTGGCATTATTGTCAATCAAGTCCATGAAGTTTGTAATATTCTCCCAGAGGACATCTCAAAAGAGCTTTTCTACAGTCGTGAAGTTACTGCCAAATCTCACAGTTTCGTGTCCGGTATTGCCAAAGTAGCAGCAGATATAGTAATGTTGTTAAACAGTAAAAATTTGCTCCGCTACTCCGAGTTGTTTGCAGCTTCAGTCGTACATAAAACTGTAGAATTAGATGCAGATGAAGAGAGAGTAGCTACAAATTCTCGCCATCAACCTTACATATTCTGTCCGCACGCTACACCAGAAGAAAAAGCCATTTTCCGAGAACGAGCGGAAAATTTGATGCGACCTACTGAAAAACAGGATTTCGCCGGATTAATAGCTCTGGCAGTAGTTGGTTTGAATGGCGAATATTTTGGACTGGATTTAAAACTGGTGCGCGAATTTACCGAGATCCGGAAAGTAACACCCGTTCCCTGCTGTCCGTCTCATATTATCGGAAACATGAATTTGCGGGGCGAAATAGTGACGTTAGTTGATATTCGCGGCGTGTTGAATATGCCGATGTTAAACACAAAAATTGTCACTAAAGTGATGGTTATTTGTGTTGATGATTTCGTCGCAGGTGTGACAGTTGATGAAGTGTTTGATGTCGCATATTTGCACCCATTACAACTTTCACCTGTGCCGACGGCAATCCATTCTATCAATAACGAATACCTACAAGGTACAGCTCCGTACCGAGAAAAAATGATGAGTATCTTAGATTTGCAAAAAGTTTTTACTAAAGGTGAATTGATTGTAAATGAGGAGGTGTAA
- a CDS encoding methyl-accepting chemotaxis protein, which produces MGNWEIGSKFSNLKLRSRIIMGYSVPLLLSIGITGLVYSNLREVDRQNKRQIIGQEMVKNSDRIALSIARVQRSARSYLLEADEESLQDFDDGEELFELAATSLEQLVEVPEQKQRLAAIVALGNKSIELNRNLIELVKSGRIKEALQKYASTDRQNLNRQLEKVLDDFNQTEDFIQAKKNKETEAALSFLNMIVVLCTLMSAILAIPIGFWIASRITAAINESVNEIATSSTQIASTVEEQQRTANQQASAVHQTTTTMDELGASSRRSAEQAEMSAVGARQALSKAEEGSQAVVQTLEEMAILKEKVEAIAQQILHLSQHTNQIGYISGVVSDLANQTNMLALNAAVEAVRAGEHGKGFGVVASEIRKLADASKKSADKINILVADIQRSINSTVMVTSEGTKTAEEGELIVQQTAAAFTGVTEAINNVFTNSQQISLNAKQQAVAIQQVVEAMNALNAAAVETASSINQTKVGIQKLNAVALNLKTAV; this is translated from the coding sequence ATGGGAAATTGGGAAATAGGTAGTAAATTTAGTAATTTGAAACTGCGCTCTCGCATTATTATGGGATATTCTGTTCCCCTATTGCTGTCGATCGGTATAACTGGGTTGGTATATTCAAATCTTAGGGAAGTAGATCGGCAAAACAAAAGGCAAATTATAGGCCAAGAAATGGTGAAAAACTCCGATCGAATAGCATTGAGTATAGCCCGAGTGCAGCGGTCTGCTAGAAGCTATTTGCTAGAAGCTGACGAGGAAAGCTTGCAAGATTTCGACGACGGCGAGGAGTTGTTTGAGCTAGCTGCCACTTCTCTGGAACAACTGGTAGAAGTTCCAGAACAGAAACAGCGTCTGGCTGCAATCGTTGCCTTGGGAAATAAGTCTATTGAATTGAACAGAAACTTGATCGAGCTTGTAAAATCTGGCAGAATCAAAGAAGCGTTGCAAAAATATGCTTCAACAGACCGTCAAAATCTCAATCGTCAGCTGGAAAAAGTGCTGGATGACTTTAACCAAACAGAGGATTTTATTCAGGCGAAAAAGAATAAAGAAACTGAAGCAGCCCTAAGCTTTCTTAACATGATAGTGGTGTTATGTACATTGATGTCGGCGATCCTAGCAATACCGATCGGTTTTTGGATTGCTTCACGCATCACGGCGGCGATTAATGAGAGCGTTAATGAAATCGCTACCTCATCAACACAAATTGCCAGCACCGTGGAAGAACAACAACGTACCGCCAATCAACAAGCATCTGCCGTGCATCAAACTACCACCACTATGGATGAATTAGGTGCGTCCTCGCGTCGATCGGCAGAACAAGCCGAAATGTCGGCAGTAGGCGCAAGGCAAGCGCTATCGAAAGCAGAAGAAGGCAGCCAAGCTGTGGTGCAAACTCTTGAAGAAATGGCGATACTTAAAGAAAAAGTAGAAGCGATCGCACAACAAATCCTGCACTTAAGTCAGCATACGAATCAAATAGGCTACATCTCTGGAGTAGTAAGCGACCTCGCCAACCAAACCAATATGCTAGCCTTAAACGCCGCCGTGGAAGCAGTGCGAGCTGGCGAACATGGTAAAGGTTTTGGTGTCGTTGCCAGCGAGATTCGCAAACTAGCAGATGCTAGTAAAAAATCTGCCGATAAAATTAACATTTTAGTTGCTGATATCCAAAGATCAATTAACTCAACAGTAATGGTAACTTCTGAGGGTACTAAAACTGCTGAAGAAGGAGAATTGATTGTTCAACAAACAGCAGCAGCTTTCACAGGCGTAACCGAAGCCATCAATAACGTCTTTACCAACAGTCAACAAATCTCGCTCAATGCCAAACAGCAAGCAGTAGCAATTCAGCAAGTAGTAGAAGCAATGAACGCTCTCAACGCCGCAGCTGTAGAAACAGCTAGCAGTATTAATCAAACCAAAGTTGGCATACAAAAACTCAATGCAGTCGCTCTGAATCTCAAGACAGCCGTATAG
- a CDS encoding methyl-accepting chemotaxis protein codes for MLLGYSVPIILFIGLAGLVYFSTNKLLNVFTKVEKSQEIVDTTNAMTLNQSRMVIVFRGYILSQKPQLLKEYEQELNLFDEASARAVSMAENNKQQQRIKEMVRLKNEYDRYSQRILNLVKQGKRDEAILAFRTGEGQKFVDRFKNLSTEFNKTEEEILAATTAEAKTLINNLIAAVAIGALLCLTFSLLAAYWISAGITRTVERATSAIASSSNQIAATIEEQERTVSQQAASVNQTTTTMDELGASSQQTAGQAQAVATAAQQALTLTATGSEAVENTLEEMSVLREKVGAIAYEISRLSDRTNQIASISSLVSDLANQTNMLALNAAVEAVRAGEHGKGFGVVASEIRKLADQSKKSAEKINALVSDIQKAISSTVMVTDEGTMTVEQSVKIAQKTAQSFAGVTEAINNVVLCSQQISLSSKQQAIAIQQVVDAMNALNRASAETASGISQTRIGTQKLNDAAQSLKSVV; via the coding sequence ATGTTATTGGGATATTCAGTTCCCATTATATTATTTATAGGATTGGCTGGTTTAGTATATTTCAGTACAAATAAGTTATTAAATGTATTCACAAAAGTCGAAAAATCCCAGGAAATTGTTGATACAACAAATGCCATGACACTTAATCAGAGCAGGATGGTAATAGTATTTAGAGGTTACATATTATCACAAAAGCCACAATTATTAAAAGAATACGAACAAGAATTAAATTTATTTGATGAGGCATCTGCACGTGCAGTGAGTATGGCCGAAAATAACAAGCAACAACAGCGTATCAAAGAAATGGTTCGGTTGAAAAACGAATACGATCGGTATTCGCAAAGAATACTAAACTTAGTAAAGCAAGGCAAGAGAGACGAAGCAATATTAGCGTTCCGAACAGGAGAAGGGCAAAAATTTGTCGATCGTTTTAAAAACCTAAGTACGGAATTTAATAAAACGGAAGAGGAAATTTTAGCGGCCACAACCGCAGAAGCGAAAACTTTGATTAACAATCTCATTGCCGCAGTTGCGATCGGAGCCTTGTTATGTTTAACGTTTTCCCTACTTGCTGCTTATTGGATCTCCGCAGGCATTACTCGTACAGTCGAGCGAGCAACAAGCGCGATCGCCTCTTCCTCAAACCAAATAGCTGCCACAATAGAAGAACAAGAACGCACAGTTTCCCAGCAAGCTGCCTCCGTCAATCAAACCACCACCACAATGGATGAGTTGGGTGCATCTTCCCAACAAACCGCAGGACAAGCACAAGCAGTCGCCACCGCCGCACAACAGGCATTAACCCTTACGGCAACAGGAAGCGAAGCAGTGGAAAATACCCTAGAGGAGATGTCGGTGCTGAGAGAGAAAGTAGGTGCGATCGCCTATGAAATTTCCCGTTTAAGCGATCGAACCAATCAAATTGCCAGTATTTCCAGCTTAGTCAGCGACCTCGCCAACCAAACCAATATGCTAGCGCTCAACGCAGCCGTAGAAGCAGTACGAGCTGGCGAACACGGTAAAGGTTTTGGCGTCGTCGCATCGGAAATTCGCAAACTTGCAGACCAAAGTAAAAAATCCGCCGAAAAAATAAACGCCCTCGTTTCCGATATTCAAAAAGCCATCAGTTCCACCGTTATGGTGACAGATGAAGGCACCATGACGGTGGAACAAAGTGTTAAAATCGCCCAAAAAACAGCACAATCCTTCGCAGGCGTAACAGAAGCAATTAACAACGTCGTCTTGTGCAGCCAACAAATTTCTCTGAGTTCCAAACAGCAAGCCATTGCCATTCAGCAAGTAGTTGATGCTATGAATGCACTCAATCGCGCATCTGCCGAAACAGCCAGTGGCATCAGTCAAACTCGCATCGGCACTCAGAAACTAAACGATGCCGCC